From Mycteria americana isolate JAX WOST 10 ecotype Jacksonville Zoo and Gardens chromosome 4, USCA_MyAme_1.0, whole genome shotgun sequence, one genomic window encodes:
- the BMP3 gene encoding bone morphogenetic protein 3, with the protein MYVFNLTSLTESENVLSASVYYYIGDLLHAKWNCSQPRGCSRHGHRKPEIQIHLSVWTFPSVGNQTRSLGHFLVNVSTAYQDVLSWQWKDITQLLHEAKQNNELLISVKMDLTSHRPWKRAPSRHEPYILIYANDSAISEPESVVSSLQGHRHPLARVFARPENHVRSSLGKRRRKRSANVLLPLQNNELPGAEYQYNEDERWEERKPYKTLQPPLAERAKSKKKQRKNHHQKSQTLQFDEQTLKKARRKQWNEPRYCARRYLKVDFADIGWSEWIISPKSFDAFYCSGECQFPIPKALKPSNHATIQSIVRAVGVVPGIPEPCCVPDKMSSLSILFFDENKNVVLKVYPNMTVESCACR; encoded by the exons ATGTATGTTTTTAACCTGACATCACTCACCGAGTCTGAAAACGTCTTGTCAGCTTCGGTGTATTATTATATTGGTGATCTGCTGCATGCTAAGTGGAACTGTTCTCAGCCTAGAGGCTGTTCTCGTCACGGGCACAGGAAACCTGAAATTCAGATACATCTTTCAGTTTGGACCTTTCCTTCTGTTGGGAACCAGACTCGGAGCCTGGGACATTTCCTAGTAAATGTCTCCACTGCTTACCAGGATGTCCTCTCCTGGCAGTGGAAGGATATCACTCAGCTCCTgcatgaagcaaaacaaaacaatgaactCCTGATCAGTGTCAAAATGGATCTGACCAGCCATCGCCCCTGGAAAAGGGCACCTTCTCGCCATGAACCCTACATTCTGATTTATGCCAATGATTCTGCTATTTCAGAGCCAGAGAGTGTTGTCTCTAGTTTGCAAGGGCACCGTCATCCTCTGGCAAGGGTCTTTGCCAGGCCAGAAAACCATGTGAGGAGCAGCCTCGGGAAGCGGCGGCGAAAACGCTCTGCAAACGTCCTGTTGCCATTGCAGAATAACGAGCTTCCAGGAGCCGAGTACCAGTACAATGAGGATGAGAGATGGGAAGAGAGAAAACCCTATAAAACTTTGCAGCCACCGTTAGCAGAGAGggcaaagagcaagaaaaagcagaggaagaatcACCACCAGAAGAGCCAGACTCTCCAGTTCGATGAGCAAACGCTGAAGAAGGCGAGGAGGAAGCAGTGGAATGAGCCAAGGTATTGTGCCCGGCGCTATCTCAAGGTGGATTTTGCAGACATCGGCTGGAGCGAGTGGATTATTTCCCCTAAGTCCTTCGACGCCTTTTACTGCTCAGGGGAATGCCAATTCCCAATTCCAAAG GCCTTGAAGCCGTCCAACCATGCCACCATCCAGAGCATAGTGAGAGCCGTCGGGGTCGTCCCGGGCATCCCCGAGCCTTGCTGCGTTCCTGACAAAATGTCTTCTCTTAGTATCTTATTCTTTGACGAAAATAAAAACGTGGTTCTGAAGGTGTACCCCAACATGACAGTGGAATCCTGTGCATGCAGATAA